CGTTGAAGAGGAAATTTATCCATCCTTCGTCTATTTTAGCcttgattaaaaaattgtctgaAAAAGTAATGTCCTGTGACTCTTGTCGAATTCTTCAAATGCTTCCTTTCTTTCTGccatattttaaaacaaaaatttatgctggtaaacaaacaatttgtgtgggtaaaaaaaaacaagggttCGGGGAATAGATGCATGGTTTTTCGTATCTACCTGTAAACGCCGACTTTGAGAAACGAATCAGTTTTTTCAACCAATTAAATGACTTTGGAATTCAAATTGGTTCGCTATGATAACTATAGTTGAATGGATGTCAAGTCTTGTCGCAACTTCAGATTAGAGGAAAAGATTGACGGTAAGAATTAATGCCATGGAAAGTCTGGATTTCATTGTAGTTTTTGCGTCTCGTGGGTGTGATCAATTCAACTTCATTTTAATCAATGTGACAAATAACTGTTGATCGACTAAAACCATCAGGAGAGATCTCCCGGGGAGAACAGCACCACCTTATCAACGACCTTAAGAACATTTACCCAcacaatgataaaaaaaatttaactgttGATGAAGTTGTTGAGTTTTTTTAGGCCACTGCTAAGGCGAAACATTGCAGATATTGGATACTccttttattgttgttgtgccATGGTAAGAATCCGAtgggtttttagttttttatgtGACTTTGTTGTGGTTATTTAGCTTTTGCTgttaatatatattttgtttaactTCCATTTTGTCCCATGGTCTTTAAAGCAACGCCGGCAACATtaactttgaaataaaaagattacAAGAATTAGAGGAAAATTCGTATTGTAAGTTATATCTTAGCTAAACGTCTTCTTGAAGCAGAGGGATAAGAGAAAGAACTAGTGAATGAAGCAACACAATAACTGATTTTTGTAGTTTTTGAATTGCATATCATTTGAGAGGAAGGGAGAATTTTGACTGCACGTGTAAATAAAATCCAGAGCCTCTAATTCTCCCAGAGATCGATATTTTGTTGACATGAACGAGATTTCTTAGTTGCCATTTATTATAATAAATGGTTTTGtacgaaaataattattttttaaattgaaacagCCGTTGGATTTGACTTGCACTGAAAGTATGCATACGGATTCAACTTGGAGGTATATAAAAGGAAAGGAATAGTCACTCCACCGCTCTTTGAAATGGACAAATCATAATAAGGTATGGGAGTTTTTTCTGTGCTGGATTTCATCGTGGATTGACGGGGAAAGATTAGGTTTTATTCTGAGTATATTATCTaatggtaaaaaaatatatcatcagaaaagaaattgatctCTCTTTCCCTTATTCCCGCTTCCCTTTAAAGACGATAGAATAAGCCATAACGGAATTTAACAACTGGTTGAAATCGGacgaaaaattgcaaaaaatatttgtacgatattatttgatttggatttgaGATTATACTTATTATACACGAAGTGTTATCATGTTTGCGGAATCGTTCcccataaaaaataatattcgaTTCTTAACACACAAAATGCTCGAtcgtttctttaaaaaaaacaatatgtGAAGTCTGTGTGGTATCCACCTTCTTCCTTAAAGGCAACACCTCTCTTTTGGGGGGAGGATTCACAGTAATGAGGTCTACTAACtattcttttttggaaaaatatgttttaaataaaaagactcTAGTTGAAATTTTCTGATTTGAATGACTTCTCTCTTCTGAAAATAATTGTATAGACGCTTTCTGTGCTGGTTTAATGAAAACTGTTATTTTGGGTACATAactttggctttttttattatctgttGATCTTTAAAGCTGTAAGTTCCAGCtttctttgtttgattttttttaacaatcatCATAACATAATTACATCATAACATATAACATCGAatcatatttaattaaaatttaaggaTTGAAACATGGTAAATTCAGCAgctagtagcagcagcagctagtagAATCATACTAGTCGGCATTCGCTACTGTTTCTACTTGAAATATCTAAAAATCTCAACCaatgaatcaaaaaaaatatttaaatcgacagtaaaaaaacttttagGTTTAGACAAGTAAATGTCTAAATAAGCACTATCATGATTAATTGATAACGTCTATTGAGACTGTCCATATCGCCAAGCATGAATCCTAATGAAGAAATAAGAGGAAGTTTATCTAATAGGTATTGTGTTCAGGTAATTACAAAATTACATTCAAAgccaataatttttgtttcaggtATATTGGTCCGTGGGGATTTGGGTTATGTAACAATGAATGCGTGTAAATAATTCACACACAGTGTTGGAGCCGTTTCTGGATTCAAATCTCGAACATGTCGTAAACAAATATCAACTACAATTTTAAAGTTCtagtaatatttttaatttttaacattaaAACAAATGTCAGAGCATGAGGTACAGATTTGGCCAATATTGGTATAATTttctcagaaaaaaatttaattggcaGGTGTTATGTGGCttatatttgatttctatCTTCAATCACAATTGTATTGTTGACGACAACTTGAGTCATCACGAGAATACACTGAGTGAAAAAGGCACGAAGGGGAAACCTCAACTGGTACGTGAACTGAATGACCCCCTCTCAGCCTTTTTTATGGCTAAGCGATTTCATGACGACAGATAGTCTTGTCGTCTGCTCAACGTGACTCGTGTTTGAGCATATGACTGTTATCACTTTTTTATGTTAATGTAGATGTAAACAAGCAGAAGACAACTGTCACAGCAAACTATCATAACAACCGACTTCAAAATGGAAGTCCCCtgactgttttttttccaaactggCAACCCAGGTCGTCTAGTACAATTTACTCAAAGGGGTTCGTTAAAGGAacatcttttttgttgttttgcggCATTGCCAGatttaataaaatataattgtaGTGGGAAAACCAAGTATAAAACAATAGATAATTTACGTATTTTGCTTGACGGAAAAACGGCGACACATCGTAGAAGAATTTATCTTTTACAGTGTCTTAAATAAACTTTTAAGACTTGATTTGACTTGACTTGACCAATCCGGCCCCAAAATTTGTGGCCGGATTGGTTGTGCCGGAAAAGTTGGGGCCGGATTGACTGGCATTCATCAATTTGATTCAGCTCGCGTTTCAAATGACGATGATTTATTAGGTCTGCGTTAGTTTTAGCATTCTAGAGCACTCTGTTGCCCCTACCTTATTGCTACCAAAGTTTATTGGAATGATAAGCAAATGGCGATCACAAAGAATGGAGTATCCTTCCTGAAGAATATAAAGACGAGAATGTATCGTCTAACTGCTGAGTCTGGTATGTCGGTTACAGTAATGTTAAACTTTCTCCTCTAGTGATTTTATTACTCATCTACAGATAAATTGGGTTTCAGTCGTTTCTGAGGGATATTTTGAAAAGCATTTCTGGTTATGAAAGTTGGACCTCTTTCGCATACTGATTTGGACGAAAATCttgcaaaaacttttttctactggggaaaagaagaaaaatccgcGAAAAAATGTTGTGTGGGTAATGTTTCTGTTTACACATTAgaatatgaataaaaaattaaatcaactgTAGGTACAGTATTTCTTTTTacgatatatttttatataatgtATTGGTTAAATTATAGTTCATGTTTATCAGAATGCAGaataacatttctttataCTCTCCATATGCCGGCAATTAGCAATcagcaaattttcatttacaaTAATTCATTTACTAGCCTACTTCGTCGTAAATTTTGGACCCACTTGTTTCATCAATGATCTGCCCATCGTTATTCTCAGAGCGTGTTCTAATCTCTTTAAGCATTGCAGAATTTTCATGTGATTCCAAATTCACTGTTTGATAGGCGTGTAACTCAACCGATACCACGCCTGTTTCCTCGACTGCAGTATCTGAAGCTGAGAAATCAGAATCGTTGCTCAGACTTCtccgttgtttttttgtttgtttgctttcCTTTGTTATAGTGGCATAAAGGTGCGATTCATCTGGATTTTCTCCCGTTTCCAATGTGGAGTCGGTGGTAGGTACAGCCAAGCTTGGCCTTTTACATTTGCTCGagattgtttttttggttttttttactcCATTTCGCGTCCATTTGAAACACTGTTCAATAACCGGCTTGCCAATCATTACTAACCTGTTGATAAATAAACGATTAGAAGACTTTTCTGAAAAAAGGATATAATGTTGttgtaattaattaaattaaattgagtTAAAAGTTAAATTACTTTTTACGGAAAGGCCACACTATGACGAACAAGACGACAATGACAAATGCAAGGGAAGATAACACTAGTGAAGCCTGCATGTTTGTTGCGACTTCACATAAacgtttaaagaaaaagtagattATGAATTAAGtaacaattaattttacaGTTTGAGTCGATTGTTCCGAGTTGCATACCTATTTTATCATTTACAGTTAATTTGATGGATCAGCGTTCTGTGCACAACTGAGTAAAATTCATTGGAACCCAGCCTGTATATATAAAGAATGCCAGTCATTGGGGATCAGATTTTAGTTGGAACAAAGATGTTGATATGCAAATGGGGTTAACCGCACTTCCTCCGTTAAAGATTAgtataatttaaaatgactGATGCTGCAACGGTTTTCCCCACtccttctttattattatttattctttttcaacatttgcTATGGCGAGTCGTACAAAGAGGCGTCCAAGATCTGCAATATCCACTATGGTAATAAATTTCTAAACAAAACAAGCAGTTTAaaactttgaaataatttaaagtcGTACTAATTTCCTATAGGTTGAATTCGTAATGGGAAACTTAAATTCTGATGGCATTCCAAATTctgttcaaattaattttgttcttttctgcTTCCTCTTTATGGCTGTTCACTGGAATTATATTTTCAATCAGCCTCCAGCAATGACTAAAGCTAAAAATGACCGGATGTACAAATTTTGGTCGTGATGTAACTCATTGTTGTCAGATCATTTTATTACGTTCGACTTTCTTAATGACAAAGAAAGAGGGAAAATCTATTTTAGAATAAGTTTGTTGTAATGAAATTATTAGACAACCGGTTTTGCCATTTCTAATTCCAGCTACTTCATTTTCCCTTTGTTCTGCTTCATTCTGGTATAAAGTTAATTGTTTTATGTATTTATCTTCCACTTTTCCAAGGAGCAtacttttgaataaaaaaggtttcatTTCGTAAAATAAGATTTACAAAAGAgttttatataatataatagcaTATAGTTGGAGGCCGGAGACCAGCTTGGGTTGCGTGTACAGTTAAAAGCGCTCTGTTTACGAATGAACGTCTCTGAGAAAAAGGGGGTTTGCTAAGTAGGAAACATTAGATATTTCCAAACACATGTTTAGGTATAGGAAACAAAATGTTTGGGTATATAGGCAAACATTTGTTTGGTTTAGCTATACGCAGAATTTTTGTTTAGAGGCATGCACAATGGATCTGGCGGCACAGAAAAAACTGTgcattttctttccctttcttttacttccgtcggtaaaacaaagaaaatataagCTACCCCCCTTTTAGTCACCTCAATCTCCCATCATATATGAAACgcctttaatcatttttttctttcactcccACCCACATTTCTCTCAGTAGTGTATGGAAcgacagccccccccccctccacttCTTTATAGGCCCATAAGAGCCAACTTTGAATTATCGGCCAAAGAGTTTTAAAGTTAACATTCAATCACCAggtctaataataatatttacgATGTCGAtgtatcttttattttcattcagtCCCTAATCGTTCATTTCAGAACAAAATGTATCGCTAAATTTCTATAAACACTTAAACTAAATAGCTTAGTTGCTAGCATGTCGATTTGCTAAAATGTTACAAGAACGG
The sequence above is drawn from the Daphnia pulicaria isolate SC F1-1A chromosome 1, SC_F0-13Bv2, whole genome shotgun sequence genome and encodes:
- the LOC124321146 gene encoding uncharacterized protein LOC124321146, whose translation is MQASLVLSSLAFVIVVLFVIVWPFRKKLVMIGKPVIEQCFKWTRNGVKKTKKTISSKCKRPSLAVPTTDSTLETGENPDESHLYATITKESKQTKKQRRSLSNDSDFSASDTAVEETGVVSVELHAYQTVNLESHENSAMLKEIRTRSENNDGQIIDETSGSKIYDEVG